From the genome of Pelomonas sp. SE-A7, one region includes:
- a CDS encoding M14 family metallocarboxypeptidase gives MNGTTHPYPIGSPGLPWGAAEKSLWLAQQQIKRSYADEVLAPLKSNLPAQAELIEYGAIDYSRLGLGRYPLYAVRSRTWNPDRPTVLVTGGVHGYETSGVQGSLQWIAQEFAHHADSVNLLVLPCISPWGYESINRWNPEALDPNRHFIADSPVSEAAQAMACIKLHAGKVDLHVDLHETTDTDNSEFGPAKAARDGKAFDWHAIPDGYYVVADTARPVPEFQRALIDAVERVTQITEADEHGCIIGTPLQQRGVIEYDKRLLGLCGGVTDARFVTTTEVYPDSPSTSPAECNRAQMATITAAIAHLLSH, from the coding sequence ATGAACGGCACCACCCATCCCTATCCGATTGGCAGCCCCGGTCTTCCCTGGGGAGCCGCCGAAAAATCTCTCTGGCTCGCGCAACAGCAGATCAAGCGCAGCTATGCCGACGAAGTGCTGGCACCGCTGAAATCGAACCTGCCGGCGCAGGCCGAACTGATCGAGTACGGCGCCATCGACTACAGCCGGCTGGGCCTGGGCCGCTATCCGCTGTACGCGGTGCGCAGCCGGACCTGGAATCCGGACCGGCCCACGGTGCTGGTCACCGGCGGCGTGCATGGCTACGAGACCAGCGGCGTTCAAGGCAGCCTGCAGTGGATAGCCCAGGAGTTCGCCCACCATGCGGACTCGGTCAATCTGCTGGTCCTGCCCTGCATCAGCCCCTGGGGCTACGAGAGCATCAACCGCTGGAACCCTGAGGCCCTGGACCCGAACCGGCACTTCATCGCCGACAGCCCGGTCTCCGAAGCAGCCCAGGCCATGGCCTGCATCAAGCTGCACGCCGGCAAGGTGGACCTGCATGTGGACCTGCACGAGACCACCGACACCGACAACAGCGAGTTCGGCCCGGCCAAGGCGGCGCGCGACGGCAAGGCCTTCGACTGGCATGCGATCCCGGACGGTTACTACGTCGTGGCCGATACCGCGCGGCCCGTGCCCGAGTTCCAGCGCGCCCTGATCGATGCCGTCGAGCGTGTGACCCAGATCACCGAGGCCGATGAGCACGGCTGCATCATCGGCACGCCTTTGCAGCAGCGTGGCGTCATCGAATACGACAAGCGCTTGCTGGGCCTGTGCGGCGGCGTCACCGATGCCCGCTTCGTGACCACCACCGAGGTCTACCCGGACAGTCCGTCCACCAGTCCGGCCGAATGCAACCGGGCACAGATGGCCACCATCACGGCCGCCATTGCCCATCTGCTGAGCCACTGA
- a CDS encoding EAL domain-containing protein: protein MDDKPMTEPVPIPSSEELAHAARRLGVRRSDSLLAMSDALLHQSNADESSQQQTLAAIAELVHAATHDQLTGLPTRGVLLNRLEQALEAEAAVAAQVAVLFIDVDNFKLVNDSLGHDAGDELLREMSRRITACVGAADTVSRFGGDELVVLLPQADQGLVSELGALVLATMAAPIRMAGREVATSVSIGAALAAPGAQTAEQLLRDADTALYAAKSRGRNRMERFNEELHARVARRMRVETELRLALREGGLYVHYQPQVKLATGRVVGLEALARWHHAELGQVPPAEFIPVAEESRLIDELGWQVLRTACRQLAAWSAAGIGPALSMTVNISPRQLDNPDFAAELQRVLDETGIRPDALCLELTESGLMSRTTELVDMLERVRRIGVYVAIDDFGTEQSALSRLRELPVEVLKIDRSFIDGLGAEAGDTAIVSSILSLAYAMGKHVIAEGVETAEQAAALSEMGCPVAQGFLFARPVDATEIPRLLGRPLWQAPVSWAQRLRPKLGSHARRAHPAFIDEFLFHIGAPMGEKKTGSAP from the coding sequence ATGGATGACAAGCCCATGACCGAGCCGGTGCCGATCCCCAGCTCGGAGGAACTCGCCCATGCCGCAAGGCGGCTCGGCGTCAGGCGCAGCGATTCGCTGCTGGCCATGAGCGACGCCCTGCTCCACCAGTCGAACGCCGACGAGAGCTCCCAGCAGCAGACCTTGGCGGCGATTGCCGAGCTGGTCCATGCGGCCACCCACGATCAGCTGACCGGCCTGCCGACCCGCGGCGTGCTGCTGAACCGGCTGGAGCAGGCGCTGGAAGCCGAGGCTGCCGTGGCGGCCCAGGTCGCGGTCCTGTTCATCGACGTGGACAACTTCAAGCTGGTGAATGACAGCCTGGGCCATGACGCCGGTGACGAGCTGCTGCGCGAGATGAGCCGCCGCATCACGGCCTGCGTGGGCGCTGCCGACACGGTCAGCCGCTTCGGCGGCGACGAGTTGGTGGTGTTGCTGCCCCAGGCCGACCAGGGGCTGGTGTCCGAGCTCGGCGCGCTGGTGCTGGCCACGATGGCCGCGCCGATCCGCATGGCGGGGCGCGAGGTGGCCACCTCGGTCAGCATTGGCGCCGCCCTGGCCGCGCCGGGCGCCCAGACCGCCGAACAGCTGCTGCGGGATGCCGACACCGCGCTCTACGCCGCCAAGAGCCGCGGCCGCAACCGCATGGAGCGCTTCAACGAGGAGCTGCATGCCCGGGTCGCGAGGCGGATGCGGGTGGAGACCGAGCTGCGCCTGGCGCTGCGCGAAGGTGGCCTTTACGTCCACTACCAGCCCCAGGTCAAGCTGGCGACCGGGCGCGTCGTGGGCCTGGAGGCGCTGGCGCGCTGGCATCACGCCGAGCTGGGCCAGGTGCCGCCGGCGGAATTCATCCCGGTGGCCGAGGAGTCGCGCCTGATCGACGAGCTGGGCTGGCAGGTGCTGCGCACGGCCTGCCGCCAGCTGGCCGCCTGGTCGGCCGCAGGCATTGGCCCGGCCCTGTCGATGACGGTCAACATCTCGCCCCGTCAGCTCGACAACCCGGATTTCGCCGCCGAGTTGCAGCGGGTGCTGGACGAGACCGGCATCCGGCCCGATGCCCTGTGCCTGGAGCTGACCGAAAGCGGTCTGATGAGCCGGACCACGGAGCTGGTGGACATGCTGGAGCGGGTCAGACGCATCGGCGTCTATGTCGCCATCGACGATTTCGGTACCGAGCAATCGGCCCTCAGCCGCTTGCGCGAACTGCCGGTCGAGGTGTTGAAGATCGACCGCTCCTTCATCGACGGCCTGGGCGCCGAGGCCGGCGACACGGCCATCGTGTCCTCCATCCTCAGCCTGGCCTATGCCATGGGCAAGCATGTGATCGCCGAGGGCGTGGAGACGGCCGAGCAGGCCGCGGCCCTGTCCGAGATGGGCTGCCCGGTCGCGCAGGGCTTTCTGTTCGCCCGGCCGGTCGATGCCACGGAGATTCCGCGGCTGCTGGGACGTCCGCTCTGGCAGGCGCCGGTCAGCTGGGCGCAGCGCCTGCGGCCCAAGCTCGGCAGTCACGCGCGAAGGGCCCACCCGGCCTTCATCGATGAATTCCTGTTCCACATCGGCGCGCCCATGGGTGAAAAGAAGACGGGGTCCGCGCCATGA
- a CDS encoding TMEM175 family protein — MSKPSFRIHRSRLETLVDGVFAIAMTILVLEVKVPELSDRHSAEELLHALMHHGYVIGAYFFSFAMLGLFWVWHHRLAEQVREIDLPVLVCALSFLALVCFFPFASALLGRYTINLTALLVYVPVIGLIVLLQTLFYWTAMRRGLVTVEPATARRTHQANLIGLAVFCFASTPTLMRLNVYASLIGLALGGLLIWRAKRPVAAA; from the coding sequence ATGAGCAAGCCATCCTTTCGCATCCATCGCAGCCGCCTGGAAACCCTGGTCGATGGTGTGTTCGCCATCGCCATGACCATCCTGGTGCTGGAGGTGAAGGTGCCCGAGCTGTCAGACCGGCACTCCGCCGAGGAACTGCTGCATGCGCTGATGCATCACGGCTACGTGATAGGCGCCTACTTCTTCAGCTTTGCCATGCTGGGCCTGTTCTGGGTCTGGCACCACCGCCTGGCCGAACAGGTGCGCGAGATCGACCTGCCGGTGCTGGTCTGCGCGCTGAGCTTCCTGGCCCTGGTCTGCTTCTTCCCCTTTGCCTCGGCCCTGCTGGGCCGCTACACGATCAATCTCACGGCCCTGCTGGTCTATGTACCCGTCATAGGCCTGATCGTGCTGCTGCAGACTCTCTTCTACTGGACCGCGATGCGGCGCGGCCTGGTGACGGTCGAGCCAGCCACCGCGCGGCGCACCCACCAGGCCAATCTGATCGGCCTGGCGGTCTTCTGCTTTGCCAGCACGCCCACGCTGATGCGGCTCAACGTCTACGCCTCGCTGATCGGCCTGGCCCTGGGCGGCCTGCTGATCTGGCGTGCCAAACGCCCTGTGGCCGCCGCCTGA
- a CDS encoding DUF6250 domain-containing protein → MRHLLFVASLLASSLAPAAPDAACDFDVFKARGRLLYADDFAPRADGPLAADSRWLAEIAPKPGSSVTISQGRLLLDTAGGVTVWLDLELPATGYLIEYRRRVVLAGGPNDRLSDLNQFWQASDPRQPGRPPFGRDGVFESYDDLQLYYVGMGGNSNTSTRLRKYEGGERRLLQEHGDAAHLLDANRDYLVQTHVARDGRQSFCVDGRLFFSFTDPQPLKAGYFGLRSTWSRQQVWGFKLVAETTPQK, encoded by the coding sequence ATGCGCCACCTGCTATTCGTTGCCAGCCTGCTGGCCTCATCGTTGGCCCCGGCTGCACCTGATGCAGCCTGTGACTTCGACGTATTCAAGGCCAGGGGCCGCTTGCTCTATGCCGATGATTTCGCGCCCCGTGCAGACGGCCCGCTGGCCGCCGACTCGCGCTGGCTTGCCGAGATCGCGCCCAAGCCGGGCTCCAGCGTGACCATCAGCCAGGGCCGCCTGCTGCTGGACACGGCCGGCGGCGTCACCGTCTGGCTGGACCTGGAGCTGCCGGCGACCGGCTACCTGATCGAATACCGCCGCCGGGTCGTGCTGGCCGGTGGGCCCAACGACAGGCTCAGCGACCTCAACCAGTTCTGGCAGGCCAGCGACCCGCGCCAGCCGGGCCGGCCGCCCTTCGGCCGAGATGGCGTGTTCGAGTCCTACGACGACCTGCAGCTGTACTACGTGGGCATGGGCGGCAACAGCAACACCAGCACCCGGCTGCGCAAATACGAGGGCGGAGAGCGCAGGCTCCTTCAAGAGCATGGAGACGCCGCCCATCTGCTCGATGCCAACCGCGACTACCTGGTGCAGACGCATGTGGCCCGCGACGGCCGCCAGAGCTTCTGCGTCGACGGCCGGCTGTTCTTTTCCTTCACCGATCCGCAGCCGCTGAAGGCCGGCTACTTCGGCCTCAGGAGCACCTGGTCGCGCCAGCAGGTCTGGGGCTTCAAGCTGGTGGCCGAGACCACCCCCCAAAAGTAG
- a CDS encoding RpiB/LacA/LacB family sugar-phosphate isomerase, whose product MKIALIIENSQAAKSEIVHNALKTVAEPLGHQVHHYGMYAPEDKASLTYVMNGLLAGILLNSKAADFVVTGCGTGMGSMLACNSMPGVFCGLVIDPTDAFLFGQINDGNCMSMPYAKGFGWAAELNLQDCYRKLLENERGAGYPKERAAIMAKNRGILKDLKAASCKDMLTVLKSVDQDLLKAAVSGEKFQQLFFPNCQDDAIAKHIQGVLSA is encoded by the coding sequence ATGAAGATCGCCCTCATCATCGAAAACAGCCAGGCCGCCAAGTCCGAGATCGTCCACAACGCACTCAAGACCGTGGCCGAGCCGCTGGGCCACCAGGTCCACCACTACGGCATGTACGCGCCCGAGGACAAGGCCTCGCTGACCTATGTGATGAACGGCCTGCTGGCCGGCATCCTCCTGAACTCCAAGGCGGCCGATTTCGTCGTCACCGGCTGCGGCACCGGCATGGGCTCCATGCTGGCCTGCAACTCCATGCCCGGCGTGTTCTGCGGCCTGGTGATCGATCCGACCGACGCCTTCCTGTTCGGCCAGATCAACGACGGCAACTGCATGTCCATGCCCTATGCCAAGGGCTTCGGCTGGGCCGCCGAACTGAACCTGCAGGACTGCTACCGCAAGCTGCTCGAGAACGAGCGCGGCGCCGGCTATCCCAAGGAGCGCGCCGCCATCATGGCCAAGAACCGTGGCATCCTGAAGGACCTCAAGGCCGCCTCCTGCAAGGACATGCTGACGGTGCTGAAGTCGGTGGACCAGGACCTGCTCAAGGCCGCAGTCTCGGGCGAAAAGTTCCAGCAGCTGTTCTTCCCGAACTGCCAGGACGACGCCATCGCCAAGCACATCCAGGGCGTGCTGAGCGCCTGA